A segment of the Methanobacterium spitsbergense genome:
GCTTATCAAAAAAAAAGAAAAAAAATATAATTTAAAAAGGCAATGCTGCATAGATGCCCTTTAAAGTATACGAGGCTGTATTCCAATTATTTATAACTCCAAGAGAGTTTCTGTAGCTTATTGCATCTGCATTGTACCATGTTCCATCCACGTAGAGCTGAGCCCATACATGTCCGTACCATGTTCCACTACTGAACTTGCACACACCATGCACATATCTTGCTGGTATTCCTGAGGCCCTTGAAAGTGCCACAAGTAGGTGTGATGTGTCTACACAGTTAGCTGTTCTTGAATTTAGGGTTCCTACTGCACCATAGTTGGTGTCGTAGTAAAAGGAATAACCAATATTATCCCTTACCCAATTGAACAGTTTGGTTGCTCGATCCTTTGCCGAACTTGATCCCTGTGTAATTGACGATGCAAGTGCTATTATTCTTGAATCTGTTGACTGGCAATGGTTAGTTGGTAGCAGATATTTTTGTAGTTCTGCTGGTATTGGTGTTACCGGTGTGACTGGTGTATCTGCAGATTTCTGCCATGGTTGCATGGTTGCATAATTTGGCAGGTCTTTATTAACGCTTTGGTATTTCATTATTCTTGAATACATGTACACAAGCGATTCGTACTGAATTTTCCCTAGAGAACTTGATGCAAAGTTCGGAGTCTTTCCATTCGAATTAATGAATGAAGTTATCCTCCCTGCCATTACAAGATACTCTGATTTTTTAATGGTTCCACTTTTCAGGTTTTGTGTTGGTTTCAACGAGGTTTCTACACTTTTCAGCGCTATTGATCCTGTTGATCCTTTATTTACCTGGGTCAATCCTGCTGTTAACAACTGCAAGAACTGTGGCATTGTTATCTGTCTTGTACCCATCTGCACATATTTTGGTAGTTTCTTTTTAGATTCAATAAAGATTTTTACCCTTGAAGCTGCATCTTTAATATCACTCAAAGTATACTTTACTGTCGTACTTTTGACAGTAGTTTGAGTCCCCGCAGCTTTATTATTATTTACATCTCCTGCTGCCTCT
Coding sequences within it:
- a CDS encoding transglutaminase domain-containing protein; protein product: MKRHLLLAMLLLFSITLLSTDYIYATTPNQQNSDIIANTNIVGEITVDVQQDVKSTANIQQTTVGTLNDVQAVSNTVTSQKATKNAVKTVSSSVTSKDSSKNSVKIQSASEAAGDVNNNKAAGTQTTVKSTTVKYTLSDIKDAASRVKIFIESKKKLPKYVQMGTRQITMPQFLQLLTAGLTQVNKGSTGSIALKSVETSLKPTQNLKSGTIKKSEYLVMAGRITSFINSNGKTPNFASSSLGKIQYESLVYMYSRIMKYQSVNKDLPNYATMQPWQKSADTPVTPVTPIPAELQKYLLPTNHCQSTDSRIIALASSITQGSSSAKDRATKLFNWVRDNIGYSFYYDTNYGAVGTLNSRTANCVDTSHLLVALSRASGIPARYVHGVCKFSSGTWYGHVWAQLYVDGTWYNADAISYRNSLGVINNWNTASYTLKGIYAALPF